DNA sequence from the Vicia villosa cultivar HV-30 ecotype Madison, WI linkage group LG3, Vvil1.0, whole genome shotgun sequence genome:
CATTAACAAACAAACTAAGAATAAGATCCAATAAATTAATACCATTCCCTGGATTAGTTTTGAAAATACTGCATCTTCACAACTGATCAGTGGCATGTAAAGTAGTAGAGGGAAGAAAGCAAATAACTTCCAACCGATTGAAATAAAGATAGCAGGGTCTGACGAAACAAGACTCATTTCTATAGATGTTATTACACTTGTTAGTACCACTGCAATCCATATGCCGAAGGACATACTCTTGTAAGAGGAGAGTAGGGACATCATGATAGGTAATGCCAACTGAAAAGGTACAACAAGAGGGATGATCATTTCTAACACATGTTTCTTGTTGAGGCCATGTGATAATTTCTTTAAATCAGGGAAGATGATCAATAGAAAGCATAATATCACTGATGAGGTCGCCAATATCCATCCGTTGGAGTGCCTATATATTCATGTGTTAATGAAATTAAAAGCATATTATATTTGAAATTCATGAAactaaatatcataaagaaaaagtACCTTGACTGTTGAATTGGAGCAGATGGTTGAATTGCTGGTTCTTGTTCCACAATCTCCATGTTTTATTAGCGACCCTATAAACAAATGTATAGATTTCTAAAACTATGAGAAATCAGAAGAGAAAGGGGATAGCATGAGCTTAAATTTAAGCTATATAGTACCTTTGGTTATATTGTTACTTATTTTGGTTGCTATGCTACTAGGGTTGTGAGACTAGGGTTTATATAACAAACGGTAGTGAGATTAGGGTTTAAAGAACTAGATGACCGTTATTTCATTTTTTCAAGACTCTCAAGTCAAACCAGAATGAATGTCTGCCCGGTATATTGGATTCattgaatattttaaaaataattagagaAAACTATTAGGTTAATGAGATACCCCAAACGCACACACACGTAGCTTCTAGTTTTCATAAGCTTTTAAATTGATTGATatgctattttaatttgtattaaattgtatttttaaaatatctaaaatgaaaatttagggaaaaaattattgaatttatttttattgaacaaTTAAAAAGACGggagttttataaaataaatacagaataatatattttttctttatgcACTAATTGCTTGGTTACCATTCAGTCCTATTGCCTGAATGCAGCAcagagtttaaaaaaaaaaaaaaactaaagttcGTACACCGAATGTAGACGAATTTTACATTGTAATTCAATAAGAATTCATCAACCAACCATGTCACCCATCTaacttaaaaatatcaaaattacttGAGTGAATATATTGTGGtgattttttaacaataaaataattttacactgtcaatatatatctattttttctaagaaaaaaaaatttagccaCGGTTGAGAAATGACTTCATAAATTTATagatatatttcaaaaaatttattttatagagaaacatacaaaatcttttttaaaaaatgtgatATATTTTTTTGGCTATAAAGTATATGAGCTATggttattttacttttaatatcAAAAAAGTTTGGcgtaatattttttatgtttttttttatatttcttttatatttattttaaaaggacAAATTTAAAAGTTTGTAAACCCATGGGGTTGGGAGGTAGATGTATGGTGTTTAGTAGATTGCTAGAGcataaaaaatttaacattttaacTTTAGCATGATTTTACTAGAGCTCATTATAAAATGAAGAAATCTCTAATCCTTTTGTAAGTGAGAATAAGAAAAAGCAACGGGCAAGAATTATTTGGGCACCGACAATGTACCAAACTATAACTTCTTCAATTGGCTAGCCATTCAAGATAGATTGAAAGACTAAGACATCAGCCAACCACCCACCAATCCAATCTAAACATTTGCCATAGCAAAATGGTTAGGTATGTTTAATCCATTTCAGTCTTCAGATCGGCCCCATAACCTTGACCTGATCACCAGTTCTTCTGTCCCCTTTGTCGGGGACATCCCACCACAGGGTATCATCAAGATTGATTATAACATAATTCTAATTGTTTCACACAAAATATGTTCAAATTACTTGGTGAAAATAATAagagaaattaattttaaaagctTTAAAAGgcataaaagacttgttttttaatttaatttttaaatgactaaataataaatatttttgtaattttaaaatatattctaaaaataGACAAGATAAAAAAGGAGTGtacaaatttcaaattaaaatgaCTTGATTTGCTATTCTTAATAAATTAtcaaagtttaataaaaaaagtgaaataaatGAGTGCTAAAAAATAGGTTTGCACTTGGTGAGTGTTGAACTCATGCCCTCAAGGTTGAGGCTTAAAACCTTAGCCAACAGGCCAAGAAATTACAAATGATTAGAAGGCCCAATCagttaataaaatagtaaagCAAGTTTTAAAtggttaaaataaaaataaaactcaaaagtGTAAAAAGGGGTGATTCGAACCCACGCTCTTCAAGAGAAAAGCCTTAAAACACACACTTCAGCAACTGGGAAAAACTATGTAGTCAATTATTAGAATGCAAACcacttaaaatatattaaaacaagttcatgaattcaaattttcaaaatccaGCAACTTcattattaatgtaattttttttctaaaaaatgcaACTCTATTATTTTTTCACCAAATCAAACATGTGAATATAGCATCTTGCTCAGAATTTCGCAAGGATTTCAAATATAACTATATAATTATAGCATCAACGCCAGAAAACCTAATTTTTTCAAAATGAATTGAAATTGCACACAAGCTCAACCAATTCCTATTTTCATAGGGATTTTATTCATGGAAATTAAACAAGCAGAATAGTATCAAGAAATGTTAAAAATGATGCTCAAATGTTATAGTTCCAAAATGCAAAAAGCTTATCTATTGGAGAAGGTCCAATGC
Encoded proteins:
- the LOC131656808 gene encoding uncharacterized protein LOC131656808, with product MEIVEQEPAIQPSAPIQQSRHSNGWILATSSVILCFLLIIFPDLKKLSHGLNKKHVLEMIIPLVVPFQLALPIMMSLLSSYKSMSFGIWIAVVLTSVITSIEMSLVSSDPAIFISIGWKLFAFFPLLLYMPLISCEDAVFSKLIQGMVLIYWILFLVCLLMA